Proteins encoded together in one Thiohalospira halophila DSM 15071 window:
- a CDS encoding GNAT family N-acetyltransferase has protein sequence MQPHPPLTIRRASSADVPSLADLLTELFTLEENFEPRPERQRAGLEALLADTRRSVILVADAGASPVGMATLQTVLSTAEGGPVGWVEDIVVSTPWRRAGVGSALLEGVESEARHRGLIRLQLVAQEDNTIARRFYTARGWRETSLGVLRRGLT, from the coding sequence GTGCAACCCCATCCACCCCTCACCATCCGTCGGGCGAGCAGCGCCGACGTCCCCTCCCTGGCCGACCTGCTTACTGAACTCTTCACCCTGGAGGAGAACTTCGAGCCCCGCCCGGAGCGCCAGCGCGCCGGCCTGGAGGCGCTGCTGGCCGATACCCGACGATCCGTGATCCTGGTGGCCGATGCCGGCGCCAGCCCGGTGGGTATGGCCACCCTGCAGACCGTGCTCTCCACCGCCGAGGGCGGGCCGGTGGGCTGGGTCGAGGATATCGTGGTCTCCACGCCGTGGCGTCGTGCGGGAGTGGGGTCGGCCCTGCTGGAGGGGGTGGAGTCCGAGGCCCGCCATCGCGGCCTGATCCGCCTGCAGCTGGTGGCCCAGGAGGACAATACCATCGCCCGCCGCTTCTACACCGCCCGCGGCTGGCGGGAGACCAGTCTGGGCGTTCTGCGCCGCGGCCTTACCTGA
- a CDS encoding tetratricopeptide repeat protein, with protein sequence MGVIENFEAMLEQGQDNAMLRYGLGNAYLGEGRAEEAIPHLAKATEHDPNYSAAWKAWGQALVDAARPEEAVAVFDRGIAAADERGDRQAAKEMQVFRKRAARAAGVE encoded by the coding sequence ATGGGCGTTATCGAGAACTTCGAGGCGATGCTGGAGCAGGGGCAGGACAATGCCATGCTCCGCTACGGCCTGGGCAATGCCTACCTGGGCGAGGGGCGGGCCGAGGAGGCCATTCCCCACCTGGCGAAGGCTACCGAACACGATCCGAACTACTCGGCGGCCTGGAAGGCGTGGGGGCAGGCGCTGGTGGATGCCGCGCGCCCGGAGGAGGCGGTGGCCGTCTTCGATCGCGGCATTGCCGCCGCCGACGAGCGCGGGGATCGCCAGGCGGCCAAGGAGATGCAGGTCTTCCGCAAGCGGGCCGCCCGCGCCGCCGGGGTGGAATAG
- the bfr gene encoding bacterioferritin produces MQGDSGVISALNELLAGELTAADQYFVHARMYEDWGYQALYEKAEHERQEEIDHADWLIRRILFLGGTPDLATRQPLNVGHDVPSMLRNDLDLEYAVVEHLRRVIALCESAGDAVTRELLEKLLDDTERDHTHWLEKQLHLIDSMGLANYLQLRTHDHGGGDAEG; encoded by the coding sequence ATGCAGGGCGATTCCGGGGTCATCAGCGCGCTCAACGAACTGCTGGCGGGGGAGCTCACCGCCGCCGACCAGTACTTTGTCCATGCGCGCATGTACGAGGACTGGGGCTACCAGGCCCTCTACGAGAAGGCCGAGCACGAGCGCCAGGAGGAGATCGACCACGCCGACTGGCTCATCCGGCGCATCCTCTTTCTGGGCGGGACGCCGGACCTGGCCACGCGCCAGCCGCTGAACGTGGGCCACGACGTCCCCTCGATGCTGCGCAACGACCTGGACCTGGAATACGCTGTGGTGGAGCACCTGCGCCGGGTCATCGCCCTGTGCGAGAGCGCCGGGGATGCGGTCACCCGGGAGCTGCTGGAGAAGCTGCTGGATGATACCGAGCGCGACCACACCCACTGGCTGGAGAAGCAGCTCCACCTCATCGACTCCATGGGGCTGGCCAACTATCTTCAGCTGAGGACCCACGACCACGGCGGCGGAGACGCCGAGGGCTGA
- a CDS encoding EAL domain-containing protein — MPHSNRAPHDSFLLCRPRSAGPLMWVLAAVAMVLAAELSRSFAIGDREASLIWPPAGLALGLAIAFGPRLLPLLAVVLYGWAVGFRGGDPLPWLLPAVGTALGPWLAVTVLRQLEARLDRPGPVGELLWTYAVGIGLGVLVSSLLGTLGLRLDPEYAQYDFGHAWGVYAISEAFGVLVFTGLAARLGRALADRDLEAALQPESWQLPWFLGLVAVVGLEAFLAGTGSESLARAATFLYFPLLAISAGRARPLFQDLVTAAIAVGLVTTAIARSGAATDGAQLRDLLEVVILVLAFTVMAQVVAAMAELLRRYLASERASARRDDLTGLANERELDDHLTRQAESDHPALLASIDVPAVRKAVDVLGLEPTNEIEEWIADRLVENTPAGAVAARIGRGTYALLDTQDLATSAASLEWLYDAIDGYRYRGGPLPLTLHPTIGMLQLEANQALPASEAQALASLVTQQARERADRRILLRPADPAELAHERATLSRVETIRSALERADGFALFGQRVEPLGDGNEPFYEILVRLRQTDGSLLSPGEFLDVAARFNLVPALDRWVAARALAACAALPGCRLSINLSGASLSDLSLLDYIDQQPGLAGLEPGRVTFEVTETEAIQHPEQATRLLAGLRKRGYKVALDDFGTGLASFEYLKTFPFDYIKIDGSFVRDALNSPADRAVVESVRQVAAVFGARTVAEFVEDAETRSWLAEVGVDFAQGFGIHRPAPLEELLPQPT; from the coding sequence ATGCCGCACTCGAACCGCGCCCCGCACGACTCCTTCCTGTTGTGCCGCCCTCGCAGCGCCGGCCCCCTGATGTGGGTGCTGGCCGCCGTCGCCATGGTACTCGCCGCGGAACTCTCCCGGAGCTTCGCCATCGGCGACCGGGAGGCCTCGCTCATCTGGCCGCCGGCCGGGCTGGCGCTGGGGCTGGCCATCGCCTTCGGCCCGCGCCTGCTGCCGCTGCTGGCGGTGGTGCTCTACGGCTGGGCGGTGGGCTTTCGCGGCGGTGACCCCCTGCCCTGGCTGCTGCCGGCGGTGGGGACCGCCCTGGGCCCCTGGCTGGCGGTGACCGTCTTGCGCCAGCTTGAGGCGCGGCTGGATCGGCCCGGGCCGGTGGGCGAACTCCTCTGGACCTACGCCGTCGGGATCGGCCTGGGGGTGCTGGTGAGCAGCCTCCTGGGCACCCTGGGGCTGCGCCTGGATCCCGAGTACGCGCAGTACGACTTCGGCCACGCCTGGGGGGTCTATGCCATCTCGGAGGCCTTCGGGGTGCTGGTCTTCACCGGCCTTGCCGCCCGGCTGGGGCGTGCGCTCGCTGACCGGGATCTGGAGGCGGCGCTACAGCCGGAGTCCTGGCAGCTGCCCTGGTTCCTCGGCCTCGTCGCCGTCGTCGGCCTGGAGGCCTTCCTCGCGGGGACCGGCTCGGAGTCCCTGGCGCGGGCGGCTACCTTCCTCTACTTCCCGCTGCTGGCCATCTCCGCCGGCCGCGCCCGGCCGCTCTTCCAGGATCTGGTCACCGCCGCCATCGCGGTGGGCCTGGTGACCACGGCCATCGCCCGCAGCGGCGCGGCCACCGATGGCGCCCAGCTGCGCGACCTGCTGGAGGTGGTCATCCTGGTCCTGGCCTTCACGGTCATGGCCCAGGTGGTCGCCGCCATGGCCGAGCTCCTGCGCCGCTACCTCGCCTCGGAGCGGGCCAGCGCCCGCCGGGACGACCTCACCGGCCTGGCCAACGAGCGGGAACTGGATGACCACCTCACCCGCCAGGCGGAGTCCGACCACCCCGCCCTGCTCGCCTCCATCGACGTGCCGGCGGTGCGCAAGGCGGTGGACGTCCTGGGCCTGGAGCCGACCAACGAGATCGAGGAGTGGATCGCCGACCGGCTGGTGGAGAATACGCCGGCGGGCGCGGTGGCGGCCCGGATCGGCCGGGGGACCTATGCCCTGCTGGACACGCAGGACCTCGCCACCTCCGCCGCCAGCCTGGAGTGGCTCTACGACGCCATCGACGGCTACCGCTATCGTGGCGGCCCCCTGCCGCTAACCCTCCACCCCACTATCGGCATGCTGCAGCTGGAGGCGAACCAGGCCCTGCCCGCCAGCGAGGCCCAGGCGCTGGCCAGCCTGGTGACCCAGCAGGCGCGGGAACGGGCGGATCGCCGCATCCTCCTGCGCCCGGCGGACCCGGCGGAACTGGCCCACGAGCGCGCCACCCTGAGCCGGGTGGAGACCATCCGCTCGGCCCTGGAGCGCGCCGACGGCTTCGCCCTCTTCGGCCAGCGGGTGGAGCCGCTGGGGGACGGCAACGAGCCCTTCTACGAGATCCTGGTCCGGCTGCGGCAGACCGACGGCTCCCTGCTCTCCCCCGGGGAGTTCCTGGACGTGGCCGCCCGCTTCAACCTGGTGCCGGCGCTGGACCGCTGGGTGGCCGCCCGCGCCCTGGCGGCCTGCGCCGCCCTGCCGGGGTGCCGGCTCTCCATCAACCTCTCCGGGGCGTCGCTCTCCGACCTTTCCCTGCTGGACTACATCGACCAGCAACCGGGACTGGCCGGGCTGGAGCCGGGGCGGGTGACCTTCGAGGTGACCGAGACCGAGGCGATCCAGCATCCGGAACAGGCCACCCGGCTGCTGGCCGGGCTGCGCAAGCGCGGCTACAAGGTGGCCCTGGACGACTTCGGCACCGGCCTGGCGAGCTTCGAGTACTTGAAGACCTTTCCCTTCGACTACATCAAGATCGACGGCAGCTTCGTCCGCGACGCCCTGAACTCCCCGGCGGACCGGGCCGTGGTGGAGTCGGTGCGGCAGGTGGCCGCGGTCTTCGGGGCACGCACGGTGGCGGAGTTCGTGGAGGATGCCGAGACCCGGTCCTGGCTCGCCGAGGTGGGCGTCGACTTCGCCCAGGGCTTCGGCATCCACCGCCCCGCCCCGCTGGAGGAGCTCCTGCCGCAGCCGACCTGA
- a CDS encoding deoxyguanosinetriphosphate triphosphohydrolase, whose amino-acid sequence MSERMAWERLLTNHRLGDDERHGGAEFRTDFQRDFDRIIFSSAFRRLQDKTQVFPLAESDYVRTRLTHSLEVASVGRSLGTRVGEEVVRREGFTEVGPGDIGAIVAAACLAHDIGNPPFGHSGEDAIRHWVTTSPVAARALEGCTPEQRTEFELFEGNAQGFRVVTRLQNPDNSGGLQLTHATLGAALKYPCPAPAIDRAAGVSRKKYGYFAAEADHFRTVAAETGLLDRGGGVTCRHPLAFLMEAADDIAYQIVDFEDAYRIGILDYTTVRDHFLALLRAPVLAEVEDRLPRLRDDKERVEYLRARAINELVERAAEAFLEHEGEILAGRFERELPEVLPQTEALEAIATLSRERIYDHVEVQEVCAAGYSVIGGLLDLFHQAARETAEAAATDKRAAARARTVAHLIPDQFLFGPDPATGERARITDPYRLLLNLTDFIAGMTDGYAVSLYKKVTGMALPHRG is encoded by the coding sequence ATGAGCGAGCGGATGGCGTGGGAGCGACTGCTCACCAACCACCGGCTGGGGGACGACGAGCGCCACGGGGGCGCCGAGTTCCGCACCGACTTCCAGCGCGACTTCGACCGGATCATCTTCTCGTCGGCCTTCCGCCGGCTCCAGGACAAGACCCAGGTCTTCCCTCTGGCGGAGAGCGACTACGTCCGCACCCGCCTGACCCACTCCCTGGAGGTTGCCTCGGTGGGCCGCTCCCTGGGGACCCGCGTGGGCGAGGAGGTGGTCCGGCGCGAGGGCTTTACCGAGGTGGGGCCGGGGGATATCGGCGCCATCGTCGCCGCCGCCTGCCTGGCCCACGATATCGGCAACCCGCCCTTCGGCCACTCCGGGGAGGACGCCATCCGCCACTGGGTTACCACCAGCCCGGTGGCGGCCCGCGCCCTGGAGGGGTGTACCCCCGAACAGCGCACCGAGTTCGAGCTCTTCGAGGGCAACGCCCAGGGCTTTCGCGTGGTCACCCGGCTGCAGAACCCCGACAACAGCGGCGGCCTGCAGCTGACCCACGCCACCCTGGGGGCGGCCCTGAAGTATCCCTGCCCGGCGCCGGCCATCGATCGCGCGGCCGGCGTCAGCCGCAAGAAGTACGGCTACTTCGCCGCCGAGGCCGACCACTTCCGGACGGTGGCGGCGGAGACCGGCCTGCTGGACCGGGGCGGCGGCGTCACCTGTCGCCACCCCCTGGCCTTCCTCATGGAGGCGGCGGACGATATCGCCTACCAGATCGTCGACTTCGAGGATGCCTACCGCATCGGGATCCTCGACTACACCACCGTGCGCGACCACTTCCTGGCGCTGCTGCGCGCGCCCGTGCTCGCCGAGGTGGAGGACCGCCTGCCCCGCCTGCGCGATGACAAGGAGCGGGTGGAGTACCTGCGGGCCCGGGCCATCAACGAGCTGGTGGAGCGCGCGGCGGAGGCCTTCCTGGAGCACGAGGGGGAGATCCTGGCCGGCCGTTTCGAGCGGGAGCTGCCGGAGGTCCTGCCGCAGACGGAGGCGCTGGAGGCCATTGCGACGCTGTCCCGGGAGCGGATCTACGACCACGTGGAGGTCCAGGAGGTCTGCGCGGCCGGTTACAGCGTCATTGGCGGGCTGCTGGACCTCTTCCACCAGGCGGCCCGCGAGACCGCCGAGGCGGCGGCCACGGACAAGCGTGCCGCGGCGCGGGCGCGCACCGTCGCCCACCTCATCCCCGACCAGTTCCTCTTCGGCCCCGACCCGGCCACCGGCGAGCGGGCCCGGATCACCGACCCCTACCGCCTGCTGCTCAACCTCACCGACTTCATCGCCGGGATGACCGACGGCTACGCCGTCTCCCTCTACAAGAAGGTCACCGGCATGGCGCTGCCCCACCGGGGGTAG